The window TTCACGCTGCGAAAGTAGATTTACAGAGAACTGCAAGTAAACTTTCCAGTATATTAGCTGCAGCAAATGAAAGTGTTGAAGAGAAAGAACAAAAGAGAGTGAAGATAGAAACAAATAAAAAGACAATCCATGAAATGGTAACATCCTATTCGATGACACCTTTACAATCTCGTATGGAGAAAGAAGTAAGTGAGCTGTTGTTCTATTGTAAGCAACGTGTATTTTTCCGTTTTGCCGACTTTTTCAAAGATGCCTTTAATCCAGCTGTATTACAAGACAATAATAACCCGAAACAACAGCTTCCTCATTGTTTAAAGGAATTAATGAAAGATATGGAATTTGATATAGCGCAAGAAGTGCGTGCCACTACTGTTCGAATGGAGAAATTTATTCATAGCATGATGAAAGACTGGTATGTCGAAATGGAAAAGAGAGCTACTCAAGTTGACGTATCTTGCACGTTTCCATCATTCCAAGAAAAATCAATAGATGCTTTATCTATTCAGGCAAGTTTAGAATCACTCTCAGCTAAAGCAATCAAAGAAGCATTCTCACATTTTAGAAACGCTAAATCATTTTTCGAGAAAAATGAAAAAGTGAAAATGGTAAACTCGTTAGAAGAAAACTTAAGTCCAATCATCGATTTATATTTACAACAGAATAAAGAAAAATTAAATAAGCATTATGAAGCAGCACTTGGTGAATATTTTGGCTTTAGTAAAAACCTAATCGATGAAGAAGTAATGGAATATTACGGTAGCATTTTAAATGCGTTAGTTGAAAAACTACCAATAGACGAATGGGAAAAAGCAGAGCAACAATTAACTTCGATCTTAAACGAGGGATAATATGAATGTGCTAGATGTTCTTTCTACAATAGAAAAAGAACAAAACATTCGAATACTATTTGCATGTGAAGCTGGTAGTAGAGCCTATGGTATGTCACAAGTGGATAGTGATTATGATATTCGGTTTATTTATATTCAACCGATTAAAAGTTATCTTACTTTAGGAAATGCTAAAGAAACGTATACCCTAATAAAAGGTGGATTAGACATTCAAGGTTGGGACATAAGAAAAGCTCTACATTTAGCACATAAATCAAATGCAAGCCTTTTCGAATGGGCGCTTTCATCTATTCCTTATGTTCGGGATGATCTGTTTTCTTCATACTTTTTAGAAGAGGTGTATCCGAGTTTTTCTATAAAAGTGTTAGCTTATCATTACTTATCCTTAACAACCAAGAATGTAGCGCAATTTAAAGAGAAACAAAAAATAAATTTTTTGTATCATGCTGTTAGATGTGCGTTAATGTTAGAATTGCTTGTTGAGCAAAAAGTGACATCCATTCAATTAGCACAGCTAACGAAACAGAGTAACTATTTTTCTGAATCAGATTATTGTTTATTGAAGCAATGGAAACAGCAAGGGGCAGTAAGCAATGAACTTGCTTCCTCCTTATTGCAAAAAATTATTCAAGTCATAGAAGCTACTTCACCACAGTTACAAGGTTTAACTACTTCAAAGCCGCATATAAAGGCTTTAGAAAAACTTTTTCACGAACTTTTGGAAGTTGATTGAGGGGAAATATGGTAAAACAAACAAACCGTTTTCATGCATGCGCAACTTGTATTCACTTTGAAAGAATAAAAATAGAAAAAAAGATGTTCGACCGGTGCAAAAGGCTAGGCTACGAAACAAAAGCACATTACCAATTTACATGCTGGACACCGAAAGAAGAGGTAAAAAAATTAATGGATAAAGAAAAATTGGAGGACAATTCATGAGCGTACATAAGCAAATTTCTGCACATTCAAAAAAACAAAACGAAGTCGTTATGAAATTTATACAACTAGAAAATGTAAGAGAAAAATACATTGAAGAAGCAATATACCATTGTCAACATAATGAAACATTCTCAACAGAAAAAATAAACGAAGTAACAAAAAGAATTAATGAATTAGCTAAAAGCGGAATAGCAGAGCAACGTAAACTAGTTACAGAAGATATGATAAGAGAGTTTGTAAACAGAAAGAAGTAAGAAAGTGGGGGATTGGATTGAAATTTTTAGTGGAACCGACAGAGATAGCAAATGATTTACATAATATAGTTATGGTAGACTGCACTTTTTATCTAGGAGAAGATACAAAGGGTAAACAGGAATACGTAAAAGAACATATACCTACAGCTATTTATTTTCATCTTGACGAAGACCTATCTGGTGAAATCGGTTTACATGGAGGACGTCATCCACTTCCTGATTTTGAACGATTAAAAGACAAGCTCGAAAACATTGGAATTAGTAATGACACGAAAGTAGTCGCATATGACCGTCAAAAAGGTGCCATGGCTTCTAGGTTTTGGTGGTTGCTAACGTATTTAGGCCATGAAAAAGTTTACGTATTAAATGGTGGCTTTCAAAAATGGCAAGAGGAAAAATTACCAATGGCTAGTGGTATGGAAAGTCCGCAATATTATAAAGGTAACTTAAACGTACAAGTACGTGATGACATGCTCGTCTCTATGGAAGACGTGAAAAATAAATTATTGGATGTCAGAAATGGCTCGATCACACTAATCGATTCCCGTGAACCCGCTCGATATAAAGGCGAAGTGGAGCCAATTGACAAAATAGCGGGTCATATCCCAGGAGCTATTAATGAATTTTGGATATATGCAACAACTGATTCCGGTTGGAAAGAGGTAAGTGCATTGGGTGAACATTTTTCACATTTAGACAAAAGCAAAGAAACGATTGTTTACTGCGGATCAGGTGTTACTGCTTGTCCTAATGTATTAGCTTTAAAAACAGCTGGTTTTACGAACGTAAAGCTTTACGCTGGTAGCTGGAGTGATTGGATTTCATATAACGATAACCCAATCGAAAAGGCTTAAATTTCCTTTATGAAAAAGGAAGTTCCTCCTCATACTAAATAGGTAAGTTTATTCTTTTACATTTAGGAGGGGTTTTTAATGGGTAAAACGAAAAAAGGAAATGCAAATGCACAACGCAACAACAATGCGAAACAAAAAGGAACGATGGATACAGAGTTTGCTTCATATGCGGAAATGGAAGCAGCTAAAATGACGAATAGCAAAAACAACAAGAAATAATACATTGGGTTGAGGGGATTATTCCCTCAACCCTTTTTCATGTCCAAATATGAACATTTATATGTTATAATGAAACTTGCTCAAAAGGAGGAGATTTCATTTGAAAAGACTTTTACTAATTGATGGTATGGCATTATTATTCCGTTCATTTTACGCAACGAGTGTTTATAATAGATTTATGTATACTTCTACAGGTGTGCCGACGAATGGTGTACAAGGCTTCGTTAAACATATGTTAACTTCCATCGAAACGTTCGAACCAACACATGTTGTTTGTTGTTGGGATATGGGAAGTAAAACCTTTCGTACAGAAATGTTCGATGATTACAAAGCAAATAGACCAGCACCTCCTGAACAATTAATTCCGCAATTTGACCTTGTGAAAGAAGTGGTCGATTCTTTTGATATTCCGAACATCGGATTAGTAGGTTTCGAAGCAGACGATTGTATCGGAACGATAGCAAAGATGTATCGTGACGATGCAGAAATAATGATCTTAACAGGTGACCAAGATATTCTTCAATTATTAGATGACAAAATTAGTGTAGCATTAATTAAAAATGGCTATGGGAACTATGAAGTCCACAGTCCAAGCTCGTTTTTTGAGAAGAAAGGCTTAACGCCATCTCAACTTATTGACCTAAAAGCCATTATGGGTGACCCGAGTGACAATTATCCAGGTGTTAAGGGGATTGGGGAAAAGACTGCTACTAAGTTGTTGTTAGAGCATAGTACGATTGAAGGAATTTTAGAGAATTTAAGTAGTTTAACAAAAGCACAACAGAAGAAATTTGAAGAGAGTCTTGAATTGTTGCACCTGTCAAGAGAGCTAGCAGAAATCAAATGTGATGTACCCGTATCCTGCGCCATTGATACGGCAGAAATTACATTTAATCAAGATAAAATTTATAGCAAATTTGATGAATTAGAGTTTACAACTTTAAAAACGTTTGTTTCTAAATATTGTTCATAATAGAAATGGAAATACAACCCATTCAAATTCAAAAAGAGTCTGTTCAGAAGTTCTTTCTGGACAGACTCTTTTCAAGTTTCATTATCTTTTTGTATTATCCCTCTTAGCTTTGTTCTCTAATTTAGACTTAGGTGATGCAGCTCCTGCGTCTTGTCCATATCCTTGGGGATTTACTCCAGGTGCAGCTTTACCACGGTTTGCAGAATGTTTACTCATATTCCTCACCTCCAACTATAGTTTTCCTTATCCACTAAAGAATATCCTTTTCACTTCGGTGAATAAACAGTCCCACTTCAATGAAAACTAATCATTGAGGTGATTACTGTGAATAAGGCAATACAGGTTGCTCTAGCCGCTATATCGATAGCGCAGTTTTTAAAAATACCCATCACATTTATTCGGACGGGAAAATGGAATTGGGGATTGTTATTTGAAACGGGAGGAATGCCAAGCTCTCATTCCGCAGGTGTATCTTCTCTTGCAACTTTTGTAGCGTTGAAAAAAGGGATACCAACAGTAGATTTTGCCCTGTCCACTATCTTTGGATTAATCGTCATGTATGATGCACAAGGAGTAAGAAGACAAACAGGTGATTTAACCATTGCGGTCAATGAGTTAAGCGAAGAGGTAGAAAGACTGGAGAACAAACCTGACCTACACTACCATGACAACATTGAAAGAAGAGTGAAAGAAAAGCTTGGCCACCAACCAGAAGAAGTTGTTGCAGGTGCCTTGTTTGGAATAGCTGTTGGCGTATTAGGTTACATTTTTTCCGGTGGAAAGCGAAAAAAATTCAGACTAACAAACCTCATTGATCATTAACATTGTAGAAAATAGTAGGAAATTGTCACCCCATCATGTAAAATAAACAATAGAGCATATACAACAAGGGTGGAAAAAGATGGGGAAGAATGACAGTACGGAAGAATATATAGATAACCTAAAAGCCAAAGGGTTTATTTTTAGGGAAGATGCATTAGGGTTTATTGAATTTGGAAAACACTATACAGGCAGCTCAGACCACTTGGTAAATATTGCAATTGAAATAACACTTAAAGCACAAAAGCAATTTGACGGTAGCTTCTTCGTGTCTTTTTTGGAAATATTAAAAAAAGAAGAAGTAGACTCAAAAAAACATGCTTACAAATTAGCAGAAGAAAAGAATATTATATAATGTGAAAAAGGACTCCCAGCAAAGTGGAAGTCCTTTTCTTATACCGAAACTTCAACTTTTTTCTTCTTTATTGGAAGTTCCGCTAAGATCATTCCAACAAAAATAAAAATACAGCCAACTACCGCGAATGTAGAAAGTCTTTCATTTGCCCACAGATAACCAGTAATAGCGGCAAAAACTGGCTCCATCGCAAAAATTAATGCCACTCGAGTAGGAGATGTAAACTTTTGCACATGTGTTTGAATAAAAAAGGCAACAGTTGTAGCAAGAAAAGCACAAATTAACAGCGCAAAAACTACTTCAAAATGAAACAAATCTTGACTGTCTAACAACCAAGGCTTTTCAAATAGTAATGCACTGAACGTACTTAAAATGGCAACAGTAAAAATTTGTACAGTTGTTAACGCTATAGCCGTATAAATTTTTGTGAATTTTCCTGTTAAAACGATATGTACGGCAAATGAAACGGCACATAGTAAAACGAAAAAGTCTCCTATATTAAAAGCTAGATAATCGAACATAGTTAATAAATATAAACCAAACGTTGCAATGGATACACCTACAATAGCTTGTTGATGTATTTTTTCTTTTAACCATAAAAAACAAATGATTGGAACAAGCACCACACTTAATCCAGTAATAAATCCTGCTTTAGATGAGGTCGTATAAACTAAGCCTAATGTTTGTAAGCCGTAACCAAAAAATAACCATACACCGAGTATAACCCCTGGTAACATTACTTCTTTCTCTACAACCCAATTACCTTTTTTTCTTGCCAGTAATAATAAAACAAGTAGAGGTATTCCTGCTAAAAGAAATCTAACTGCATTGAAAGTAAAAGGTGGTAAAATGGCGATAGCATTTTGGACAAGGACAAAAGTAGAGCCCCATATAAATGCGACAAACAATAATAGTAAATCTGCTGTTAAGGTCTTTTTCATTATTTTTCTCCCGACTTATATAATTGAATTGCTTTTCGTGATAACTCGTCGGCGACAGCGTTTTGCTTGCTTGGAATCCATTTTATAAAAAATAAATCTAATTGATTGGCAAGCTTCATTGCTTCTTCTAAAAGCCCACTATATTTATCATTTTTGGCAAATTGCTTTTCCATTGCACGTTCAACTGCTTGCGAGTCTGTTCGAAAGGAAACAATACGATAATCTTGTTCTACACATATTCTTAATGCATGAATCAATGCGTGATATTCCGCTTCATGGTTATTCATCATTCCTAGTGGAACAGAATAGCTTTCTGCTTTTCCATGTCCTTTAATAAAAATCCCTGCTCCTGATGGGCCCGGATCTCCAGCACTTGCCCCATCTATGTATACTTCAATCATGATAGCAAACCTCCAATATTCTCTCACCGTAACATTTGTACTAACATAAAAACGCTGTAATTGTGATAAGATAAAAATACAATACTAACACTCATTATAGAAGGAAAAGCGTTCATATAAAAGAAAAAATGGAGAGGTTATGATGAAATTTACTGTAGAGTGGCAATATCGTACACCGAAAAAACTAGAAACGACTTTTAGAAGCGAAGAAATGTCTTTAGGTGAGGTATTAGTTTTAAGTGATGACCTAGAGAAGACCGGGCGAACAAAAGAGCTACTTTTTATAGATGATCAAGGAACAACATGGACGAAAAAAGAATTACAAAGATGGTTAAAGCAAAGTGATACAGAAATGATGGACATTGTTGCGTACTTTGATGGCGGCTTTGATGTAGAAACGAACTTGGCAGGTATAGGCATTGTTATTTATTACACAAAAAATAAAAAGCACTACCGAGTTAGAATGAATGCCAGGTTAGAAGAGCTTGAAACGAATAATGAAGCAGAGTATGCAGCATGTTACTTTTTAATACAACAATTAGAGCAGTTAGATATTAAGAGCACTGAAGTAGAATTCAGAGGCGACTCTCAAGTCGTGCTTCAGCAATTATCAGGTGAGTGGCCATGCTATGATGATACATTAAACCTATGGCTTGATAAAATCGAACAAAAAGTAAAAGCACTCAAGATTAGGCCGAAATTTAGTCCTATTAATAGAAAACAAAATGCCGAAGCTGATCAACTTGCTACCCAAGCGTTAGAAGGTACTCCGATTCAAAGTACAATAGAATTGGAACAAAGGAAGTGAAGTCATTTTGAGTAGAAAAAAGATATTGATGGAAGTAGGAGAGATATTAGACACTTTCTGTCATGAATGTCTCGTGAAGAAAACGTTACGAAAAGAAATGGGGAAAAAATATGCGCAGTCTTTTTGTATTAAGGAATGCACGGTAGGTCAAGACATAAAAAGGCTAGGAGAGCAACTCGATAATAAGTGAAACGAAAAAAGAGAGGGGATTCCTCTCTTTTAATGCTTTTTAGCTTCAGATAGCTGGTGTTCACATTGAGCAAGTGACTGCTCCGCTTTTTGTAAAAATTCTGTGTCCATCCCAGTACTATGTTGGTTAGCTTCGTTAAGCATTGTTCTTGCATTTGCAATAGCTCTTCCTGCGTTATTCAAAGCTTCAGGGTCTAGACTCATTGTTGCAGAGCCAACCATTTTTTGTGCAGACTCTATGGAAACTTCTACTTGCATTAGGTCGTTGTATCCTGTGTGTAATTCATTTTGGTTTTGGTCCATGTATTAATACCTCCTCATACTATTAGAATCGGTATTATTTGTAGAAGATATGCATGAATTATTTTATGAATTTTATTGAATGGAATTAGTACAGGATAGGTGAAGCAGGTTATTATAGACGTTTTATGGACACTTTCCAAGTAATCACACGTCAAATTGGTCTTAATAGTACTTTTATGGGCAATTCCCACTCAATCAACTAGCTAATTGGTCTTAATATCAACTTTTCATTAGTGTCAAACATTATAATGGAAAAGTATATAAAAAAGAGACGATTAGATCGTCTCTTTGTATGGTCGGTTCTTATAGATTAAAGTTTAGTTACGTTTGCAGCTTGAGGTCCGCGGTTACCATCTACGATTTCGAAAGAAACTTCTTGACCTTCTTCTAAAGATTTGAAACCATCACCTTGGATAGCTGAGAAGTGTACGAATACATCGTCTCCACCTTCAACTTCGATGAAACCGAAACCTTTTTCATTGTTGAACCATTTTACTTTACCGTTTTGCATAATTCTTTTCCTCCTAATACATGACGCGTAAAAATTCATCTAGGCATTTTTTTCTATGAGTCTAAATGTATCTTAAATATACACAATTCAAAATAATTCGTCAAGTAATATCTTTGGACTGTTTTTTTGTATGATTTCATACAATTAAATGAGGGGGAATGGAGATGATGCGGACAGAATTTGAAGGAACAACCTATATAATTAAACTCAATGAGAGAATAGAGTATATTCCATTTTATGAACACGAAATTTTGCAAATGATTGGGCGAAGCTTACCACAAATTGTGGAACATAAAGTATTTGCCGTATTTTTTGAGGACTATTTTTTCGCAGGAAAATTAGACGAAACATTAACACCGACAGTTACGGTTGATTGCATCATTCCAAAATCCAATATTATTAACGAGTAGAACACTATATTGTGTTCTTTTTTTATGGAAAATTTACCATATTGGTAAACTTATATGATAAAATAACAAGAAAATAGCACTGGAAAAAGAGGAAAAACACATGAAGCCAAAAATAGCTTTTTTCCAAAAAGGCACCGGAATTTCTCCATATATTTGGACCGTATTTAGTATTTTACCGTTCTACTTTATATTTCAATCGCAATCAACGTTAGAAATTGTAATAGGTATTGTTTTAACCATCGTTTTTTTCTTGTCGTATCGATTTGCTTTTATTTCTAAAAAATGGCCAGTCTATTTGTGGACATGCATCTTAATTGCCATTTCCATTACAATGACAATCGTTTTCCAGTTTGTCTACTTTGCTTTTTATATTGCTTATTATAATGGAAAGATAAAAAATCGAGTCGCATTTTTTACTTTATATATTATTCATTTAATTGCTACAACTATTTCCATCAACTATAATATCGTTTTACAAAAGGAATTATTCTTAACACAAATTCCATTTATCTTAATTATTTGGATGAGTGTCATCTTACTTCCATTTAACTTATATAATAAACGAAAGCAAGACAAGTTAGAGGAGCAATTAGAAGACGCTAATAAGCGTATTGCTGAACTAATTAAGCATGAAGAACGACAACGTATTGCCCGTGACCTACATGATACATTAGGTCAAAAACTTTCACTTATCGGCTTAAAGAGCGATTTAGCAAGAAAATTAATTTATAAAGACCCTGAAAAAGCAAAATCTGAGCTTAAAGATGTGCAACAAACTTCAAGAACAGCTTTAAATGAAGTTCGGAAAATGGTGTCACAAATGCGCGGCATTCGCCTAAAAGAAGAATTACTAAGAGTAAAACAGTTACTAGATGCTGCAGAAATAAAATTAACGATCAATCACGATTTACCATTAAAAGGTGTTTCGCCTTTTGTCGAGAATATATTAAGTATGTGTTTAAAAGAATCGGTAACGAATGTGGTGAAACATAGTAAAACAAATCAATGTGATATTTCCATAAAGCATGATCAGGATGAAGTGAAAATGATTATAAAAGACTATGGAGTAGGATTGGCAACAGATATTGATTTTTCAAAAGGCAGCGGACTTCAAGGTATGAGAGAAAGATTAGAATTCGTAAATGGAAACTTTGAGATTACCGGTAAAAGTGGGACGACTATAACAATAACCGTGCCAATAGTAGAAAAAGGAAAGGAGGCGCCTAAATGATTCGTATTGTTATTGCTGAAGATCAGCGTATGATGTTAGGAGCCTTAGGATCTTTACTTGATTTAGAAGACGACTTGGAAGTGGTAGGTAAAGCAAGTAACGGAAAAGAAGCGGTTGAGCTTTTTCATCAATACAAACCAGACGTATGTATTATGGATATTGAAATGCCTGAGAAAACTGGACTTGAAGCAGCAGAAGAAATAATGGGGCAAGGGTGTAAAGTAATTATATTAACTACTTTTGCACGTTCTGGATATTTTCAACGAGCATTAAAAGCTGGAGTTAGTGGTTATTTGCTTAAAGATAGCCCTAGCGAAGATTTAGCTGATTGTATTCGCAGTGTCATGTCAGGTCGAAGAATGTATGCTCCAGAACTAATGGACGATGTGTATAGTGAAGAAAACCCATTAACAGAAAGAGAATTAGCTGTACTAGGACTTGTTGCTGATGGAAAAAACACGAAAGAAATCGCAGACGAATTGAGCATTAAATCTGGTACAGTACGAAATTACATTTCCACTATATTAGATAAATTAGAAGTGAAAAACAGAATCGAAGCGATAACTCAGTCAAAAGAAAAGGGCTGGTTTAAGTAAGGGATTGAGAGCCTATGTA is drawn from Bacillus alkalisoli and contains these coding sequences:
- a CDS encoding nucleotidyltransferase domain-containing protein, which codes for MNVLDVLSTIEKEQNIRILFACEAGSRAYGMSQVDSDYDIRFIYIQPIKSYLTLGNAKETYTLIKGGLDIQGWDIRKALHLAHKSNASLFEWALSSIPYVRDDLFSSYFLEEVYPSFSIKVLAYHYLSLTTKNVAQFKEKQKINFLYHAVRCALMLELLVEQKVTSIQLAQLTKQSNYFSESDYCLLKQWKQQGAVSNELASSLLQKIIQVIEATSPQLQGLTTSKPHIKALEKLFHELLEVD
- a CDS encoding DUF2533 family protein: MSVHKQISAHSKKQNEVVMKFIQLENVREKYIEEAIYHCQHNETFSTEKINEVTKRINELAKSGIAEQRKLVTEDMIREFVNRKK
- a CDS encoding sulfurtransferase, with protein sequence MVDCTFYLGEDTKGKQEYVKEHIPTAIYFHLDEDLSGEIGLHGGRHPLPDFERLKDKLENIGISNDTKVVAYDRQKGAMASRFWWLLTYLGHEKVYVLNGGFQKWQEEKLPMASGMESPQYYKGNLNVQVRDDMLVSMEDVKNKLLDVRNGSITLIDSREPARYKGEVEPIDKIAGHIPGAINEFWIYATTDSGWKEVSALGEHFSHLDKSKETIVYCGSGVTACPNVLALKTAGFTNVKLYAGSWSDWISYNDNPIEKA
- a CDS encoding 5'-3' exonuclease translates to MKRLLLIDGMALLFRSFYATSVYNRFMYTSTGVPTNGVQGFVKHMLTSIETFEPTHVVCCWDMGSKTFRTEMFDDYKANRPAPPEQLIPQFDLVKEVVDSFDIPNIGLVGFEADDCIGTIAKMYRDDAEIMILTGDQDILQLLDDKISVALIKNGYGNYEVHSPSSFFEKKGLTPSQLIDLKAIMGDPSDNYPGVKGIGEKTATKLLLEHSTIEGILENLSSLTKAQQKKFEESLELLHLSRELAEIKCDVPVSCAIDTAEITFNQDKIYSKFDELEFTTLKTFVSKYCS
- the sspL gene encoding small, acid-soluble spore protein L, whose product is MSKHSANRGKAAPGVNPQGYGQDAGAASPKSKLENKAKRDNTKR
- a CDS encoding divergent PAP2 family protein, whose protein sequence is MNKAIQVALAAISIAQFLKIPITFIRTGKWNWGLLFETGGMPSSHSAGVSSLATFVALKKGIPTVDFALSTIFGLIVMYDAQGVRRQTGDLTIAVNELSEEVERLENKPDLHYHDNIERRVKEKLGHQPEEVVAGALFGIAVGVLGYIFSGGKRKKFRLTNLIDH
- a CDS encoding DUF6123 family protein, which produces MGKNDSTEEYIDNLKAKGFIFREDALGFIEFGKHYTGSSDHLVNIAIEITLKAQKQFDGSFFVSFLEILKKEEVDSKKHAYKLAEEKNII
- a CDS encoding DMT family transporter; this translates as MKKTLTADLLLLFVAFIWGSTFVLVQNAIAILPPFTFNAVRFLLAGIPLLVLLLLARKKGNWVVEKEVMLPGVILGVWLFFGYGLQTLGLVYTTSSKAGFITGLSVVLVPIICFLWLKEKIHQQAIVGVSIATFGLYLLTMFDYLAFNIGDFFVLLCAVSFAVHIVLTGKFTKIYTAIALTTVQIFTVAILSTFSALLFEKPWLLDSQDLFHFEVVFALLICAFLATTVAFFIQTHVQKFTSPTRVALIFAMEPVFAAITGYLWANERLSTFAVVGCIFIFVGMILAELPIKKKKVEVSV
- a CDS encoding reverse transcriptase-like protein, producing MIEVYIDGASAGDPGPSGAGIFIKGHGKAESYSVPLGMMNNHEAEYHALIHALRICVEQDYRIVSFRTDSQAVERAMEKQFAKNDKYSGLLEEAMKLANQLDLFFIKWIPSKQNAVADELSRKAIQLYKSGEK
- a CDS encoding ribonuclease H family protein encodes the protein MMKFTVEWQYRTPKKLETTFRSEEMSLGEVLVLSDDLEKTGRTKELLFIDDQGTTWTKKELQRWLKQSDTEMMDIVAYFDGGFDVETNLAGIGIVIYYTKNKKHYRVRMNARLEELETNNEAEYAACYFLIQQLEQLDIKSTEVEFRGDSQVVLQQLSGEWPCYDDTLNLWLDKIEQKVKALKIRPKFSPINRKQNAEADQLATQALEGTPIQSTIELEQRK
- a CDS encoding zinc-finger domain-containing protein, which translates into the protein MSRKKILMEVGEILDTFCHECLVKKTLRKEMGKKYAQSFCIKECTVGQDIKRLGEQLDNK
- a CDS encoding DUF2564 family protein gives rise to the protein MDQNQNELHTGYNDLMQVEVSIESAQKMVGSATMSLDPEALNNAGRAIANARTMLNEANQHSTGMDTEFLQKAEQSLAQCEHQLSEAKKH
- the cspD gene encoding cold-shock protein CspD, whose product is MQNGKVKWFNNEKGFGFIEVEGGDDVFVHFSAIQGDGFKSLEEGQEVSFEIVDGNRGPQAANVTKL
- a CDS encoding sensor histidine kinase; amino-acid sequence: MKPKIAFFQKGTGISPYIWTVFSILPFYFIFQSQSTLEIVIGIVLTIVFFLSYRFAFISKKWPVYLWTCILIAISITMTIVFQFVYFAFYIAYYNGKIKNRVAFFTLYIIHLIATTISINYNIVLQKELFLTQIPFILIIWMSVILLPFNLYNKRKQDKLEEQLEDANKRIAELIKHEERQRIARDLHDTLGQKLSLIGLKSDLARKLIYKDPEKAKSELKDVQQTSRTALNEVRKMVSQMRGIRLKEELLRVKQLLDAAEIKLTINHDLPLKGVSPFVENILSMCLKESVTNVVKHSKTNQCDISIKHDQDEVKMIIKDYGVGLATDIDFSKGSGLQGMRERLEFVNGNFEITGKSGTTITITVPIVEKGKEAPK
- a CDS encoding response regulator transcription factor, which produces MIRIVIAEDQRMMLGALGSLLDLEDDLEVVGKASNGKEAVELFHQYKPDVCIMDIEMPEKTGLEAAEEIMGQGCKVIILTTFARSGYFQRALKAGVSGYLLKDSPSEDLADCIRSVMSGRRMYAPELMDDVYSEENPLTERELAVLGLVADGKNTKEIADELSIKSGTVRNYISTILDKLEVKNRIEAITQSKEKGWFK